Proteins found in one Melospiza georgiana isolate bMelGeo1 chromosome 1, bMelGeo1.pri, whole genome shotgun sequence genomic segment:
- the ID4 gene encoding DNA-binding protein inhibitor ID-4 isoform X1 has translation MKAVSPVRHPSRKAQPGVAGGGGGHPALRCLAEHSGCKGSPPSGEEPAALCLQCDMNDCYSRLRKLVPTIPPNKRVSKVEILQHVIDYILDLQLALETHPALLRQQPPPPALHPGSCPAGTPRTPLTALNTDPAGSVNKPGDSILCR, from the exons ATGAAAGCCGTGAGCCCCGTCCGGCACCCCAGTCGCAAGGCGCAGCCCGGCgtggcgggcggcggcggggggcaCCCGGCTCTGCGGTGCCTGGCCGAGCACAGCGGCTGCAAGGGGAGCCCGCCGTCGGGCGAGGAGCCGGCggcgctgtgcctgcagtgcgaTATGAATGACTGTTACAGCCGGCTGAGGAAGCTGGTGCCCACCATCCCGCCCAACAAGAGGGTCAGCAAAGTGGAGATCCTACAGCACGTCATCGACTACATCCTCGAcctgcagctggctctggagACGCACCCAGCGCTGCTCCGgcagcagccgccgccgcccgctcTGCACCCAGGCAGCTGTCCCGCGGGCACCCCCCGGACCCCGCTGACTGCCCTGAACACTGACCCG GCAGGCTCTGTTAACAAGCCGGGCGACAGCATCCTCTGCCGCTGA
- the ID4 gene encoding DNA-binding protein inhibitor ID-4 isoform X2 — protein MKAVSPVRHPSRKAQPGVAGGGGGHPALRCLAEHSGCKGSPPSGEEPAALCLQCDMNDCYSRLRKLVPTIPPNKRVSKVEILQHVIDYILDLQLALETHPALLRQQPPPPALHPGSCPAGTPRTPLTALNTDPVRGRLC, from the exons ATGAAAGCCGTGAGCCCCGTCCGGCACCCCAGTCGCAAGGCGCAGCCCGGCgtggcgggcggcggcggggggcaCCCGGCTCTGCGGTGCCTGGCCGAGCACAGCGGCTGCAAGGGGAGCCCGCCGTCGGGCGAGGAGCCGGCggcgctgtgcctgcagtgcgaTATGAATGACTGTTACAGCCGGCTGAGGAAGCTGGTGCCCACCATCCCGCCCAACAAGAGGGTCAGCAAAGTGGAGATCCTACAGCACGTCATCGACTACATCCTCGAcctgcagctggctctggagACGCACCCAGCGCTGCTCCGgcagcagccgccgccgcccgctcTGCACCCAGGCAGCTGTCCCGCGGGCACCCCCCGGACCCCGCTGACTGCCCTGAACACTGACCCGGTAAGAG GCAGGCTCTGTTAA